From the genome of Deinococcus sp. AJ005, one region includes:
- the folP gene encoding dihydropteroate synthase: protein MKGADGWRVSWTGTAVMGILNVTPDSFSDGGRHFELEAALASARWMRDAGVLVLDIGGESTRPGAEPVPAETELDRILPVIRALAGEGILLSVDTLKPEVAQAALNAGAHLINDVGGLRDPEMRRVCAEVGAPAVLMHMQGEPRTMQQNPRYDDVVAEVFAFLREQAAAARAAGVPDVLLDPGIGFGKTREHNLALLRALSQLTDGPDGVLVGASRKRLIDYLADVPRAEDRDPGTLALHLHAARTGAALVRAHAAAAHVQALRVQAALDLP from the coding sequence GTGAAAGGTGCGGACGGCTGGCGCGTGTCGTGGACAGGCACGGCGGTGATGGGCATTCTGAACGTCACGCCGGACAGTTTCAGCGACGGCGGACGGCACTTTGAACTGGAGGCGGCCCTGGCCTCTGCCCGCTGGATGCGGGACGCGGGTGTGCTGGTGCTAGACATTGGCGGCGAGAGTACCCGCCCTGGTGCGGAACCTGTGCCCGCCGAAACCGAACTGGACCGCATCCTCCCTGTCATCCGGGCGCTGGCTGGGGAGGGCATTTTGCTCAGCGTGGATACCCTCAAGCCGGAAGTGGCACAGGCGGCGCTGAATGCCGGGGCACATCTGATCAACGATGTGGGCGGCCTGCGCGATCCCGAGATGAGGCGGGTCTGCGCTGAGGTGGGCGCACCGGCAGTCCTGATGCACATGCAGGGCGAGCCACGCACCATGCAGCAAAACCCCAGGTACGACGACGTGGTGGCCGAGGTCTTCGCGTTTCTGCGAGAGCAAGCGGCAGCGGCACGGGCGGCAGGGGTGCCGGATGTGCTGCTCGATCCCGGCATCGGCTTCGGCAAGACGCGGGAACACAATCTGGCGCTGCTGCGGGCGCTCTCCCAACTGACGGATGGGCCAGATGGCGTGCTGGTGGGGGCCAGCCGCAAACGTCTGATCGACTACCTGGCCGACGTTCCACGCGCGGAAGACCGTGACCCCGGTACGCTGGCCCTGCATCTGCATGCGGCCCGCACGGGCGCGGCGCTGGTGCGGGCGCACGCGGCGGCGGCGCACGTTCAGGCCCTGCGCGTTCAGGCAGCGCTAGACTTGCCCTGA
- a CDS encoding ImmA/IrrE family metallo-endopeptidase — translation MRELAVAYAQSLPGLDTHSLMSGLEGVTLTFMAMGDRDGAYDPEHRVILINSRVRPERQRFTLAHEIGHALLLGDDDLLSDLHDNFEGDRLEEVIETLCNVAAAAILMPEALTAELLSRFGPSGRALAELTRRADVSASSAIYMLAERSDAPVIYAVCAVTRTDAGPGDSEEEHPSGKALTVRASSSAAGVKYSLRPGTPIPDDHPVAVALDTGIPITQDSYIPFRSGRKMPAYVDVFPERNRVLVSFTLPVKPSPGESGPVGDTPVESGPAEPGKDEI, via the coding sequence ATGCGCGAGCTGGCCGTTGCTTATGCTCAGTCGCTGCCAGGTCTGGATACACACAGCCTGATGTCTGGGTTGGAGGGCGTGACCCTGACCTTCATGGCGATGGGGGACCGCGACGGCGCGTATGACCCTGAACACCGCGTCATCCTGATCAACAGCCGGGTGCGTCCAGAACGGCAGCGGTTTACCCTGGCCCACGAGATCGGACACGCGCTGCTGCTGGGAGATGACGACCTGCTGAGTGATCTACACGACAATTTTGAGGGGGACCGCCTGGAGGAAGTGATCGAGACGCTGTGCAACGTGGCGGCGGCGGCCATCCTGATGCCCGAGGCACTGACGGCTGAGCTGCTGAGCCGCTTTGGCCCCAGCGGACGCGCCCTGGCAGAGTTGACCCGTCGCGCCGACGTGAGTGCGTCCAGCGCCATCTATATGCTGGCTGAGCGCAGCGACGCCCCCGTAATCTACGCGGTGTGCGCTGTGACCCGCACGGACGCCGGGCCTGGAGACAGTGAAGAGGAGCATCCGTCTGGCAAGGCCCTGACTGTTCGTGCCAGCAGTTCCGCCGCTGGGGTCAAATACAGCCTGCGCCCGGGCACTCCCATTCCTGACGATCATCCGGTGGCGGTGGCTCTGGACACCGGCATTCCTATCACGCAGGACAGCTATATTCCTTTCCGGTCTGGCCGTAAGATGCCTGCTTATGTAGACGTGTTCCCAGAACGAAACCGCGTGCTGGTCAGTTTCACGCTGCCTGTAAAACCCAGCCCAGGCGAATCCGGCCCAGTCGGAGACACCCCAGTCGAATCTGGTCCGGCTGAACCCGGCAAGGACGAGATCTGA
- a CDS encoding acyl-CoA-binding protein: MTSDIQAAFVRAQQDAQTLSKKPSNDVMLRLYALYKQGSGGDAGTERPGGFDFVGAAKYDAWDALRGKSTEDAQREYIELVRSLQAGS, from the coding sequence ATGACTTCTGATATTCAGGCCGCTTTCGTGCGGGCACAGCAGGATGCACAGACGCTTTCTAAAAAGCCGAGCAACGATGTGATGCTCAGGCTCTACGCGCTGTACAAGCAGGGCAGCGGGGGTGACGCCGGAACAGAGCGTCCGGGCGGCTTCGATTTTGTGGGTGCGGCCAAATACGACGCCTGGGATGCCCTGCGCGGCAAGTCCACGGAAGACGCCCAGCGCGAATATATTGAGCTGGTCAGGTCACTTCAGGCCGGAAGCTGA
- the prfB gene encoding peptide chain release factor 2 (programmed frameshift) — MQELLEKLASLREYLDIPGKTRRLNELDRELSDPELWNDSERARKVTQEAGTVRRIVDEYAALNSDAQGLSEMLDMADAEEREMLAEEQASIGVRVDELYRETLFTMKHADTAAIVRVKSGAGGTESQDWAGMLSRMFMRWGERRGYAVELVDQQDGDQAGVLSSEFIIRGDKAYGMMAPEHGVHRLVRVSPFDSNNRRHTSFASVDVVAEVPVEEINIHIPDGDLRRDVFRSQGAGGQGVNTTDSAVRLTHLPTGLAVASQVTRSQIKNHDIALQILKQRLYDIEVKKREAEEAKARGEQKKIEWGSQIRSYVLDKQYIKDHRTGVMKHNPADVLDGDLDDLMWAGLEWMAGKRVAEESTDDE, encoded by the exons ATGCAAGAACTGTTGGAAAAACTGGCGTCGCTCCGGGAGTACCTT GACATTCCCGGCAAAACGCGCCGCCTGAACGAACTGGACCGCGAGCTGAGCGATCCCGAGCTGTGGAACGACTCCGAGCGCGCCCGCAAGGTCACGCAGGAAGCGGGCACTGTGCGGCGAATTGTCGATGAGTACGCAGCGCTGAACTCGGACGCGCAGGGCCTGAGCGAGATGCTGGACATGGCCGACGCCGAGGAACGCGAAATGCTGGCCGAGGAGCAGGCGAGTATCGGCGTGCGGGTGGATGAGCTGTACAGAGAGACGCTGTTCACCATGAAGCACGCCGACACCGCCGCCATCGTGCGGGTCAAGAGTGGCGCGGGCGGCACCGAGTCCCAGGACTGGGCGGGTATGCTCTCGCGCATGTTCATGCGCTGGGGCGAACGCCGGGGTTACGCGGTGGAACTGGTGGACCAGCAGGACGGCGATCAGGCTGGGGTTCTCAGTTCGGAATTCATCATCCGGGGCGACAAGGCCTACGGGATGATGGCCCCGGAACATGGTGTTCACCGTCTGGTGCGGGTGTCGCCCTTCGACAGCAACAACCGCCGCCATACCTCGTTCGCCTCGGTGGACGTGGTGGCCGAGGTGCCGGTAGAAGAGATCAACATCCACATTCCCGACGGCGACCTGCGCCGGGACGTCTTCCGCTCGCAGGGCGCGGGCGGACAGGGCGTGAACACCACCGACTCCGCCGTGCGCCTGACCCACCTGCCGACGGGCCTTGCTGTGGCCTCGCAGGTCACGCGCAGCCAGATCAAGAACCACGACATCGCCCTCCAAATCTTGAAGCAGCGCCTGTATGACATCGAGGTCAAGAAGCGTGAGGCCGAGGAAGCCAAGGCGCGCGGCGAGCAGAAGAAGATCGAGTGGGGCAGCCAGATTCGCAGTTATGTGTTGGACAAGCAGTACATCAAAGACCACCGCACCGGCGTCATGAAGCACAATCCCGCCGACGTGCTGGACGGCGATCTGGACGATCTGATGTGGGCTGGCCTGGAATGGATGGCTGGCAAACGCGTCGCTGAGGAAAGTACCGACGACGAGTGA
- a CDS encoding serine/threonine-protein kinase: MTESDTRTIPGYTLNRTLGRGNTSLVRLAVGREGQEVALKIPHEVTLGNQEAAERFGNEVRLTLQFRHPHVVQGYAGTAFGPGAFLAIRYYPEGALNEQLARIPGRTLPFKDGLRVLADLASALAYLHHLGAVHQDLKTHNVYVDEEGRAALGDLGNTYFVAQGGQVSGSPYYMAPEIYHGESSSAASDVYSLGILMYELLSGDRPYQGNSYEELMVSHMTRFPAPLTHLNPAVSRPLSRLAEQALAKRPGERPRADAIRRALLTDLGETPHDEVYEDSRGSQATQDMDTGRTTTALMGRHGPSQPRSAPAETKPEAQPEAQRGAGWNPFKRRSK, translated from the coding sequence ATGACTGAATCCGATACCCGCACCATTCCTGGCTACACCCTGAACCGCACCCTGGGACGTGGGAACACCTCTCTGGTGCGGCTGGCCGTGGGCCGGGAAGGCCAGGAGGTGGCGCTCAAGATTCCGCACGAGGTAACCCTAGGCAATCAGGAGGCGGCGGAGCGCTTCGGCAACGAGGTCCGGCTGACCCTGCAATTCCGCCACCCCCATGTGGTCCAGGGCTACGCGGGCACAGCTTTTGGGCCAGGGGCGTTTCTGGCCATTCGCTACTACCCGGAGGGCGCGCTGAATGAGCAACTGGCCCGCATTCCGGGCCGGACCTTGCCGTTCAAGGATGGTCTGCGGGTTCTGGCAGATCTGGCCTCGGCGCTGGCGTACCTGCACCATCTGGGAGCAGTGCATCAGGACCTCAAAACACATAACGTTTACGTGGACGAAGAGGGACGGGCGGCGCTGGGCGATCTGGGCAACACGTATTTCGTGGCGCAGGGCGGACAGGTCAGCGGCAGTCCGTACTACATGGCCCCGGAGATCTACCACGGCGAGAGCAGCAGCGCCGCCAGCGACGTGTACAGCCTGGGAATTCTAATGTACGAGTTGCTGTCGGGAGACCGCCCCTACCAGGGCAACTCCTACGAGGAACTGATGGTCTCACACATGACCCGCTTTCCCGCTCCACTGACCCACCTGAATCCGGCGGTCTCCCGGCCCCTTTCGCGGCTGGCCGAACAGGCGCTGGCCAAGCGCCCCGGCGAGCGCCCACGCGCCGACGCCATCCGGCGCGCTCTGCTCACCGATCTGGGCGAAACTCCCCACGACGAGGTCTATGAGGATTCCCGAGGCTCGCAGGCAACGCAGGATATGGATACGGGCCGCACCACGACGGCGCTGATGGGGCGACATGGACCGTCACAGCCGCGCAGCGCCCCAGCCGAGACCAAGCCGGAAGCCCAACCCGAAGCTCAGCGCGGCGCGGGCTGGAATCCGTTCAAGCGGCGCAGCAAATAG
- a CDS encoding thioredoxin family protein — protein MTYKTVSALAVALLLAAAGASATKPTEPKMMDAKMVHYLPYTKAAYDAASGMKRVLFFHATWCPNCRAADADILKKLDEIPADVVIFKTDYDKEVALKKQYGITAQHTFVLVDEGGKALKKWAGGKLSTIISKTQN, from the coding sequence ATGACCTACAAGACTGTTTCCGCCCTTGCTGTCGCCCTGCTGCTCGCCGCCGCCGGGGCAAGCGCCACCAAGCCCACCGAACCCAAAATGATGGACGCCAAAATGGTCCATTACCTGCCCTACACCAAGGCCGCTTACGATGCCGCCAGCGGGATGAAACGGGTGCTGTTCTTTCACGCCACCTGGTGCCCCAATTGCAGGGCCGCCGACGCCGATATCCTTAAGAAACTGGACGAGATTCCAGCGGACGTGGTGATCTTCAAGACCGATTACGACAAGGAAGTCGCACTGAAAAAGCAGTATGGTATCACCGCCCAGCACACTTTCGTGCTGGTGGATGAGGGCGGCAAGGCCCTGAAGAAGTGGGCGGGCGGCAAGCTCAGCACCATTATCAGCAAGACCCAGAACTAG
- a CDS encoding cytochrome c biogenesis CcdA family protein has product MLLLLVAFAGGLLTVLSPCVLPVLPVLLSGAVGGRGRPLGIIAGFIGSFVLLTLFLATLVNVLGLSVEALRWGAVALLLLFGLTLAVPALQLRFELLAARALPQGTGKGGDGFLGGVLVGATLGVVWTPCVGPILAGVTTLALSGQVTGFAAAVTLAYALGVAIPMLGVMWGGRKLLHRPALMNRLNQIQQAFGVVLMLFAVGMVFGVDRQIQTALVDNLPALQQLTFLEETPAVQRQLEQTLP; this is encoded by the coding sequence ATGTTGCTGCTGCTGGTGGCCTTTGCGGGCGGCTTGTTGACCGTGCTGTCGCCGTGCGTGCTGCCCGTGTTGCCGGTGCTACTGTCCGGCGCGGTGGGCGGGCGTGGGCGGCCCCTGGGCATCATCGCCGGGTTCATCGGCTCGTTCGTGCTGCTGACGCTGTTTCTAGCGACGCTGGTGAACGTCCTGGGCCTGAGCGTGGAGGCGTTGCGCTGGGGCGCGGTGGCGCTCCTGCTGCTGTTCGGCCTGACGCTGGCCGTGCCCGCCCTGCAACTGCGCTTTGAACTGCTGGCGGCGCGTGCCCTGCCGCAAGGCACAGGCAAAGGCGGCGACGGCTTTCTGGGTGGCGTGCTGGTGGGTGCCACCCTGGGCGTGGTCTGGACCCCCTGCGTCGGCCCGATCCTGGCGGGTGTCACGACGCTGGCCCTCAGCGGACAGGTGACTGGCTTCGCGGCTGCCGTCACGCTGGCCTACGCACTGGGCGTGGCAATCCCGATGCTGGGCGTGATGTGGGGAGGCCGCAAGCTGCTGCACCGCCCAGCCCTGATGAACCGCCTGAACCAGATTCAACAGGCGTTCGGCGTGGTGTTGATGCTGTTCGCCGTGGGCATGGTTTTTGGCGTGGACCGCCAGATCCAGACCGCGCTGGTGGACAATCTGCCCGCGCTCCAGCAACTGACCTTTCTGGAGGAGACGCCCGCCGTGCAGCGGCAGTTGGAACAGACACTCCCGTAA
- a CDS encoding peptidylprolyl isomerase, whose protein sequence is MSDTYTADGFQQAPELSAERQTKFSSAPELGAGIEPGKEYRAVLETSKGRLVVELYPDDAPVTVNSFAYLLRHHYYDGIKFHRVIDGFMAQTGDPTGTGSGGPGYKFEDEFGSSHRHSGKGVLSMANAGPGTNGSQFFITFTATPHLDGKHTVFGKVVEGLDVLDKLTRIQPGMPGTTDVIQNAYLVQK, encoded by the coding sequence ATGTCTGACACCTACACCGCCGATGGATTTCAGCAAGCCCCCGAACTGAGCGCCGAGCGCCAGACCAAGTTTTCCAGCGCCCCCGAACTGGGTGCGGGTATCGAACCCGGCAAGGAGTACCGCGCCGTGCTGGAAACCAGCAAGGGCCGTCTGGTTGTCGAGCTGTACCCCGACGACGCCCCCGTGACCGTCAACTCGTTTGCGTACCTGCTGCGTCACCACTACTACGACGGCATCAAGTTCCACCGCGTCATCGACGGCTTCATGGCCCAGACCGGTGATCCCACCGGCACCGGCTCCGGCGGCCCCGGCTACAAGTTCGAGGACGAGTTCGGTTCCTCGCACCGCCACAGCGGCAAGGGCGTGCTGAGCATGGCCAACGCTGGACCAGGCACCAACGGCAGCCAGTTCTTCATCACCTTTACCGCCACCCCGCACCTGGACGGCAAGCACACTGTCTTTGGCAAAGTCGTGGAGGGGCTGGATGTGCTGGACAAGCTGACCCGCATCCAGCCCGGCATGCCTGGAACCACCGACGTGATCCAGAACGCTTACCTCGTCCAGAAGTAA
- a CDS encoding aminopeptidase, protein MTSPVHDGSQAFQSLLARYAELLVRTGVNLPAGGKVLINAPVEAAQLARLVAREAYRAGAENVRVDYNDQHLALALYEDGSEAAVEYLPSWISEESLHMVEDGYAFISIIGSDPSLLSGVDPERVARRSKLQAGATRKVSEAIGGFHVNWTVAAMSTPAWATRVYPELAEAEAVARLWGDIFKVTRADTPDPVAAWDAHLAQLKRLTDLLTGKQYTAVHFRSELGTDLTVGLAENHIWQGGGEAARNGIYGVPNLPTDEVFTAPHKNRVDGVAVASKALSARGQLIEGIRVRFENGVAVEVSADRGEDTLKALIATDDGAARLGEVALVPASAPVAQTGTLFLNTLFDENAASHIALGRCYPTNVQGGEDEQTLSAAGGNDSLIHVDWMIGTPETDVDGITVSGEREPLMRGGEWVI, encoded by the coding sequence ATGACTTCCCCAGTCCATGACGGCTCGCAAGCCTTCCAGAGCCTCCTCGCCCGCTACGCTGAACTGCTGGTCCGCACCGGCGTCAACCTGCCCGCAGGGGGCAAGGTGCTGATTAACGCGCCCGTCGAGGCCGCCCAACTGGCCCGGCTGGTGGCGCGCGAGGCATACCGGGCCGGAGCCGAGAACGTGCGCGTCGATTACAACGATCAGCATCTGGCCCTCGCATTGTATGAGGACGGCAGCGAGGCGGCGGTGGAGTACCTGCCTTCCTGGATTTCGGAAGAGTCCCTGCATATGGTGGAGGACGGGTATGCCTTTATTTCGATCATCGGCAGCGATCCCTCTTTGCTGTCCGGCGTCGACCCCGAGCGCGTGGCGCGGCGCAGCAAATTGCAGGCCGGGGCCACCCGCAAGGTCAGCGAGGCCATCGGCGGGTTTCATGTCAACTGGACTGTGGCCGCCATGTCCACCCCCGCCTGGGCCACCCGTGTCTACCCCGAGCTTGCCGAGGCGGAGGCTGTTGCGCGCCTGTGGGGCGATATCTTCAAGGTCACGCGCGCCGACACCCCCGATCCGGTGGCTGCCTGGGACGCGCATCTGGCGCAGCTTAAACGCCTGACTGACCTCCTGACCGGGAAGCAGTACACCGCCGTCCATTTCCGTAGCGAACTGGGCACCGATCTGACCGTGGGGCTGGCCGAAAACCACATCTGGCAGGGCGGGGGAGAGGCGGCCCGAAACGGCATTTATGGAGTGCCCAACCTGCCCACCGATGAAGTCTTCACCGCGCCCCATAAGAACCGGGTGGATGGCGTGGCGGTGGCCTCCAAGGCCCTCAGCGCCCGTGGACAGTTGATTGAGGGTATTCGCGTGCGCTTCGAGAATGGCGTGGCCGTGGAGGTCAGCGCAGACAGGGGCGAGGACACCCTCAAAGCCCTGATCGCCACCGACGACGGCGCGGCCCGGCTGGGCGAGGTGGCGCTGGTCCCTGCCTCCGCCCCCGTGGCGCAGACGGGTACGCTGTTCCTGAACACCCTGTTCGACGAGAACGCCGCCAGCCACATCGCGCTGGGACGCTGCTACCCCACCAACGTGCAGGGCGGCGAGGACGAGCAGACTCTGAGTGCAGCGGGCGGCAACGACAGCCTGATCCATGTGGACTGGATGATCGGCACGCCCGAGACAGATGTGGACGGAATCACGGTATCCGGCGAACGCGAGCCGCTGATGCGCGGCGGGGAATGGGTGATCTGA
- a CDS encoding diguanylate cyclase, with protein sequence MAPRIRLSPPPTDLENGVRRAHLTLALLSTATHAALLLFELTHARQQLGVLGIGLGVSVVMAALIALRRVPALLLAVLLSYGLPLWLVAEVLRSALTGQGIPQEYYLTVGIVTVVIFSSLPTLRAFVVTALMLSGVGAAVLLLAPLDIPLLLYALFLVGMIAFLALYGQSVHTERVRGELLRTQAHTDPLTGVLNRRGGGQHLDEVLAQGSGTQGSGTRAAAMLLDIDRFKGINDTHGHALGDEVLTQVARAVQAAAGPEATVTRWGGEEFLVVWPDLEPQEAYAAASRLLEAIRTLRVGGLLGLTVSAGLAFASEAQVRDELVNLADRRMYAAKQAGGDRWL encoded by the coding sequence ATGGCCCCCCGCATTCGCCTCTCACCGCCGCCCACCGATCTGGAGAATGGAGTCCGGCGCGCGCACCTGACGCTGGCGCTGCTGTCCACGGCGACCCACGCCGCGCTGCTGCTGTTCGAGCTGACCCACGCCCGTCAGCAACTCGGCGTGTTGGGTATCGGTCTGGGTGTCAGCGTGGTCATGGCAGCCCTGATCGCATTGCGCCGGGTTCCGGCCCTGTTGCTGGCGGTGCTGCTGTCCTACGGGCTGCCGCTGTGGCTGGTGGCGGAGGTGCTGCGCAGTGCCCTGACTGGACAGGGGATCCCGCAGGAGTATTACCTGACGGTGGGCATTGTGACCGTGGTGATCTTCAGCTCGCTGCCCACCCTCCGAGCCTTCGTGGTCACGGCCCTGATGCTCTCGGGTGTGGGCGCGGCGGTGTTGCTGCTCGCGCCGCTGGACATCCCGCTGTTGCTGTACGCCCTCTTTCTGGTGGGCATGATCGCCTTTCTGGCGCTGTATGGCCAGTCTGTTCACACTGAACGGGTGCGCGGTGAACTGCTCCGCACCCAGGCCCATACCGATCCCCTGACGGGAGTCCTCAATCGCCGGGGGGGCGGGCAACATCTGGACGAAGTGCTGGCCCAAGGGTCTGGCACACAGGGGTCTGGCACACGGGCAGCGGCCATGTTGCTGGATATTGACCGCTTCAAGGGCATCAACGACACCCATGGACACGCGCTGGGTGACGAGGTGCTGACCCAGGTGGCGCGTGCGGTGCAGGCCGCGGCAGGGCCGGAGGCCACGGTCACCCGCTGGGGCGGCGAGGAGTTTCTGGTGGTGTGGCCGGATCTGGAACCCCAGGAAGCGTATGCGGCGGCCAGCCGCCTGCTGGAGGCCATCCGAACACTCCGGGTGGGCGGGCTGCTGGGCCTAACGGTCAGTGCCGGGCTGGCCTTCGCCTCCGAAGCCCAGGTGCGCGATGAGCTGGTTAATCTGGCGGACCGCCGGATGTATGCCGCCAAACAGGCGGGTGGGGACCGCTGGTTGTAG
- a CDS encoding TrmH family RNA methyltransferase, translated as MSELSPSGPSSSLPLLRIVLYEPEKAGNVGNVARTCAVLGAELHLIRPFGFHLHDREFRRAVMDYLEGVTLHEHVNWTAFQAGLEAGARVFAFSTYATTLHTRAGFRRGDYLLFGPESRGLPVWLREGLSALKLPQPGVGRSLNLAVAAGAAAFEAGRQIEGW; from the coding sequence TTGAGCGAGCTGAGTCCCAGCGGGCCGTCGTCCAGTCTGCCGCTGCTGCGGATCGTCCTGTACGAGCCGGAAAAAGCCGGGAACGTGGGCAACGTGGCGCGTACCTGCGCTGTGCTGGGTGCGGAACTGCACCTGATCCGTCCCTTCGGGTTCCACCTGCATGACCGCGAATTCCGGCGGGCGGTGATGGATTACCTGGAGGGCGTGACCCTGCACGAACACGTCAACTGGACCGCCTTTCAGGCTGGGCTGGAGGCGGGGGCACGGGTGTTTGCCTTTTCCACGTACGCCACTACGCTGCACACGCGGGCGGGCTTCCGGCGCGGCGATTATCTGCTGTTCGGCCCGGAATCGCGTGGCCTGCCGGTGTGGTTGCGCGAGGGTCTGAGTGCGCTGAAGCTGCCGCAGCCGGGCGTGGGCCGCAGCCTGAATCTGGCGGTGGCGGCGGGTGCGGCAGCTTTCGAGGCTGGGCGGCAGATTGAGGGCTGGTAG